In Mercurialis annua linkage group LG6, ddMerAnnu1.2, whole genome shotgun sequence, the following are encoded in one genomic region:
- the LOC126653995 gene encoding formin-like protein 2: MTTTILLLFFLLTAVSSSTVYRHRHRHLLHQPFFPLTNTLPPSQPPSFSPQPQPQTQLPKYPFSATPNIPQKPFFPTLPSPPPPPTVTTLATFPANISSLLLPHPASTATSHRHLIITISVSLSLLFIAILSAISAFYLYHSRRHNTTTTTEKTPRSDSLRLFPPNTVHSDGSPKPPKLPPRPDVPNTSSEFLYLGTLVNSTTTGINEYHRQKGPNLSNPGVSSSPYIKLGSPELKPLPPLPKLNYTPPYRSGEVLIQNVVNINEDDDEEDEFFSPRSSSGRRETVNIVQENISSPVRVESSSRNNFGSTSFNSRTASYPYSNSCSPKTSTNASPESTKSKSPVAGDRPVKRSRLSMSLSSSPSGGDSGNTRNSPEQNLGFLGQDMAFMTGFESVNREFLAEKVPPPPPPPPPPGFWEFPEGVARDVNFESSGPPVHVTPSRTVLVTSSLPGLVNEQSQINSSIERSEETVKPKLKALHWDKVRASSDRAMVWDQIKTSSFQLNEEMIETLFMVNHSNLNGKDYDGRRQSLTLQNQENRVLDPKKSQNIAILLRALNVTIDEVCEGLLEGNSDTLGTELLESLLKMAPTKEEEHKLKEFKDESPFKLGPAERFLKAVLEIPFAFKRVDAMLYIANFDSEVEYLKRSFEHLEAACEELKSSRMFMKLLEAVLKTGNRMNVGTNRGDAHAFKLDTLLKLVDVKGTDGKTTLLHFVVQEIIKSEGSRLSEPNQNQTAERTITFQDDVEFRKLGLQVVSGLSGELSNVKKAAVMDSDVLGNEVAKLATGVMKVTDVLKLNEEIALKESSRKFSESMYAFLKTAEEEIVRIQEQEAHALSSVKEITQYFHGNSVMEEAHRFRIFMVVRDFLSILDQVCKDVGKINDRTIYSSARPMPIISNLPPVFPLFNGRQHYSSSDDESSSFS, translated from the exons ATGACGACCACCATTCTCCTCCTCTTTTTCTTGCTTACTGCTGTTTCCTCCTCCACTGTCTACCGCCACCGCCACCGCCACCTCCTCCACCAGCCTTTCTTTCCGCTTACCAACACTCTCCCGCCGAGCCAGCCACCGTCTTTTTCCCCACAACCACAGCCGCAAACTCAGCTACCTAAATATCCATTCTCAGCAACACCAAACATTCCTCAAAAACCATTCTTTCCCACGCTTCCATCTCCACCTCCGCCACCAACTGTAACCACATTAGCCACTTTTCCGGCCAACATTTCTTCTCTTCTCCTCCCACACCCCGCTTCCACCGCCACCTCCCACCGCCACCTCATCATCACCATTTCCGTTTCCCTCTCTCTTCTCTTCATCGCCATTCTCTCTGCCATCTCCGCCTTCTACCTCTACCACTCCCGCCGCCACAACACCACCACAACCACCGAAAAAACCCCTCGTTCCGACAGCCTCCGCCTCTTTCCTCCCAACACCGTTCATTCCGACGGCTCCCCAAAGCCGCCAAAGCTTCCCCCACGCCCGGATGTTCCTAACACCAGCTCAGAGTTTCTTTATCTGGGCACCTTAGTAAACTCAACAACCACCGGAATCAATGAGTATCACCGTCAAAAGGGTCCGAATTTGAGTAATCCCGGCGTGTCATCTTCACCTTATATAAAACTTGGTTCACCAGAGCTGAAACCATTGCCACCATTGCCTAAGCTTAACTATACACCACCTTATAGAAGTGGTGAAGTACTTATTCAAAATGTTGTTAATATtaatgaagatgatgatgaagaagatgagtTCTTTTCTCCGAGAAGCTCATCCGGCCGGAGAGAGACTGTTAATATTGTTCAAGAAAATATTAGTAGTCCGGTGCGTGTTGAGTCTAGTTCAAGAAATAATTTTGGTTCCACGAGTTTTAATTCAAGAACTGCTTCGTATCCTTATTCTAATTCTTGCTCTCCCAAAACTTCCACTAATGCTAGTCCTGAGAGTACAAAATCCAAGTCTCCGGTGGCCGGGGATCGGCCCGTTAAGCGATCACGGCTTTCCATGTCTTTATCTTCATCACCATCAGGAGGAGATTCAGGAAATACCCGGAACTCGCCGGAGCAAAATTTGGGCTTTCTTGGGCAGGATATGGCTTTTATGACAGGATTTGAGAGTGTTAACAGAGAATTTTTGGCTGAAAAGGTtccaccacctcctcctccgCCTCCACCGCCGGGGTTTTGGGAGTTTCCTGAGGGAGTGGCTAGAGATGTGAATTTTGAGAGTTCGGGTCCTCCTGTTCATGTTACTCCCTCAAGGACAGTTTTGGTTACAAGTTCATTGCCAGGTTTGGTTAATGAGCAGTCTCAGATTAACTCAAGTATTGAGAGGAGTGAAGAGACTGTAAAACCAAAGTTGAAGGCTTTACATTGGGATAAAGTTAGAGCTAGCTCGGATCGCGCAATGGTGTGGGATCAGATTAAGACCAGCTCTTTTCA GTTAAATGAGGAAATGATCGAGACTTTGTTTATGGTAAACCATTCGAATTTGAATGGTAAGGATTACGATGGACGGCGGCAGTCTCTTACATTGCAGAACCAAGAGAATCGTGTGCTTGACCCGAAGAAATCTCAGAATATTGCAATATTATTGAGGGCACTTAATGTGACCATTGATGAAGTATGCGAGGGCCTCTTGGAAG GCAATTCAGATACACTAGGGACAGAGCTCCTCGAGAGCTTATTGAAGATGGCTCCAACTAAAGAAGAAGAACACAAACTAAAGGAGTTCAAGGACGAATCACCATTTAAGCTAGGTCCTGCTGAGAGGTTTCTCAAGGCGGTGCTTGAAATTCCTTTTGCATTCAAGAGAGTTGATGCAATGCTTTATATTGCTAATTTTGATTCAGAAGTTGAATACCTGAAAAGGTCTTTTGAGCATTTGGAG GCAGCTTGTGAAGAATTAAAAAGCAGCAGAATGTTCATGAAGCTTTTAGAAGCAGTACTCAAGACTGGGAACCGCATGAATGTTGGAACCAACCGTGGCGACGCCCATGCCTTCAAGCTTGACACACTACTTAAGCTGGTTGATGTTAAAGGAACCGATGGGAAAACTACTCTTCTCCATTTTGTTGTGCAGGAAATCATCAAATCTGAAGGTTCTCGTCTATCTGAGCCAAATCAGAATCAAACAGCTGAGAGAACTATCACATTCCAAGATGATGTTGAATTTAGGAAGCTTGGTCTACAAGTTGTCTCGGGTTTGAGTGGAGAGCTCAGCAATGTAAAGAAAGCTGCAGTTATGGATTCTGATGTGCTTGGTAATGAAGTTGCGAAACTTGCCACTGGAGTTATGAAAGTTACGGATGTTCTGAAACTAAATGAAGAAATTGCACTAAAAGAGAGTAGCAGGAAGTTTTCAGAATCAATGTATGCATTTTTGAAGACGGCGGAGGAAGAAATTGTAAGGATTCAAGAACAGGAGGCCCATGCTCTCTCTTCCGTGAAGGAAATAACCCAGTATTTCCATGGAAACTCCGTAATGGAAGAAGCACATCGGTTCCGGATTTTCATGGTGGTAAGGGACTTTCTATCGATTCTCGATCAGGTGTGCAAAGATGTTGGAAAGATCAATGATAGAACTATATACAGTTCAGCACGGCCTATGCCTATAATTTCAAATCTTCCACCAGTTTTCCCTCTTTTTAATGGAAGGCAGCATTATAGCTCGTCTGATGATGAAAGTTCATCATTCTCTTGA
- the LOC126653997 gene encoding uncharacterized protein LOC126653997 produces MGGPDVPIADVIPGDIVVDGAPVDIPLAPAEVALPEVIVINDDDGDDSAVPVGDEAIPSLLPPLASSIVSGGVGGVASEGPVAADSGEISLGRDPDSPSRKRRRVVDDSPTRESFPGSSSSAPDLVQWVEGQDPASLLNPRVLAEYIRTLAIPDDVTWFCGRPGQELSDLACFHGFSALQSVLVLNDRRQCAEEEVERLSALLATSESERAKLKASLEEHDSLLAQLKAQDAINDRQVKVIEKKTDDLTQEIEELIRINSLVGGERDSLRTEVEGLHIRLLDTKAFYSALISEYRLAIGKKLLEQNPNIDLSGVNGLDPQAIARDLLVKISKDRV; encoded by the exons atgggtggtcctgacgttcctatcgccgacgttattcctggcgacattgTCGTGGATGGGGCTCCTGTTGATATCCCCCTAGCTCCCGCCGAGGTAGCGTTGCCTGAGGTTATTGTTataaatgatgatgatggtgatgactcGGCCGTTCCAGTCGGCGACGAGGCGATTCCGTCACTACTcccccctctagcatcatctatcgtttcggggggagttgggggtgtggcCTCAGAGGGGCCTGTTGCTGCTGATTCGGGGGAGATTTCTCTaggtcgagacccggattctccgtctagaaaAAGACGTCGAGTTGTCGATGATTCTCCTAcgagggagagttttcctggaagctcttcctctgctccagacttggttcaatgggtcgaaggtcaggatcctgccagtttgctgaatccgagagtgctagcggaatatatccggactttggcgattcctgatgatgtcacgtggttctgtggtaggccgggtcaggagctttccgatctggcttgttttcatggtttctct gcccttcaatctgttctggtattgaacgaccgccgacagtgtgccgaggaggaggttgagcgtctgtctgctcttttggcgacttccgagtctgaaagggcgaaattgaaggcctctttggaagagcatgattcccttctggcgcagctcaaggcgcaggatgcgattaatgatcgccaagtgaaagtgattgagaaaaagaccgatgacttgactcaagagatcgaggagctcattcggatcaattcccttgttggtggggagagggatagTCTTAGAAcggaggttgaaggtcttcacatccgtctgctagatacgaaggctttttactctgctctgataagcgagtatcgccttgcgattgggaagaagcttctggagcagaatcccaatattgatctttctggggttaacgggttggatccccaggccatcgcccgTGATCTCCTCGTCAAGATTTCTAAAGACCGTGTTTAG